Proteins found in one Paraburkholderia caballeronis genomic segment:
- a CDS encoding Lrp/AsnC family transcriptional regulator, with protein sequence MTLDTFSQKILRLLQLDARRSVQEISDQVGLSSTPCWRRIKDMEQSGVIQRYTALLDREKLGLHVCALAHIHLTRHTEGGVEEFEREIATCPEVTECYSTTGESDYILKIVAPDIKSYDAFLHERIFRIPAVAQVRTSVVLREIKFDTQLPL encoded by the coding sequence TTGACACTCGATACGTTCTCTCAAAAGATTCTGCGTCTGCTGCAGCTCGACGCGCGCCGTTCGGTGCAGGAAATCTCCGATCAGGTGGGGCTGTCCAGCACGCCGTGCTGGCGCCGGATCAAGGACATGGAACAATCGGGCGTGATCCAGCGCTACACCGCGCTGCTCGATCGCGAAAAGCTGGGCCTGCACGTGTGCGCGCTCGCGCACATTCATCTGACGCGGCACACCGAAGGCGGCGTCGAGGAATTCGAGCGGGAAATCGCCACTTGCCCGGAAGTCACCGAGTGCTACAGCACGACCGGCGAGTCGGATTACATCCTGAAGATCGTCGCGCCGGACATCAAGTCGTACGACGCCTTCCTGCACGAGCGCATCTTCCGCATCCCGGCGGTCGCGCAGGTGCGCACGAGCGTCGTGCTCCGCGAGATCAAGTTCGATACGCAGTTGCCGCTTTGA
- a CDS encoding MBL fold metallo-hydrolase: MKVTLIPVTPFQQNSSLLVCEATGRAAVVDPGGDLERIEAEVARQNVQIEKVLLTHGHVDHCAGAKALAAHYGVPIEGPHEDERFWLDMLPEQSTRFGFPAAQAFEPDRWLDDGDTVRFGDEELEVYHCPGHTPGHVVFFSRAHRIALVGDVLFAGSIGRTDFPRGNHADLIRSIREKLWPLGNDVTFVPGHGPTSTFGAERRTNPYVADGVPG; this comes from the coding sequence ATGAAAGTCACGCTGATCCCCGTCACGCCGTTCCAGCAAAACAGTTCGCTGCTCGTGTGCGAGGCGACCGGGCGCGCCGCCGTCGTCGACCCGGGCGGCGATCTCGAACGGATCGAAGCCGAAGTCGCGCGGCAGAACGTGCAGATCGAAAAGGTGCTGCTCACGCATGGCCACGTCGACCACTGCGCGGGCGCCAAGGCGCTCGCGGCGCACTACGGCGTGCCGATCGAGGGGCCGCACGAGGACGAGCGCTTCTGGCTCGACATGCTGCCCGAGCAGAGCACGCGCTTCGGTTTTCCGGCGGCGCAGGCGTTCGAGCCTGACCGCTGGCTCGATGACGGCGACACCGTGCGCTTCGGCGACGAAGAACTGGAGGTGTACCACTGCCCGGGCCACACGCCGGGTCACGTGGTGTTCTTCAGCCGCGCACACCGGATCGCGCTGGTCGGCGACGTGCTGTTCGCCGGCTCGATCGGCCGCACCGATTTTCCGCGCGGCAACCACGCGGACCTGATCCGCTCGATCCGCGAGAAACTCTGGCCGCTCGGCAACGACGTGACGTTCGTACCGGGCCACGGCCCGACTTCGACGTTCGGCGCCGAGCGTCGCACCAACCCTTATGTCGCAGACGGCGTACCCGGATGA
- a CDS encoding exonuclease: MNNDEIYVSTDVEADGPIPGPHSMLSFASAAYTADKRLIATFSANLELLEGATPHPVQAAWWETQPEAWAACRKDLQTPEAAIVAYVEWVEALPGKPVFVAMPAGFDFTYMFWYMMRFAGRCPFSWSALDIKTLAFAMTGLPYRKCIKPRFPKHWFDDHPHTHVALDDAIEQGALFCNMLADLRAAQAAGTVAAASVDGNASGQNAADDVSN; this comes from the coding sequence ATGAACAACGACGAAATTTACGTCAGCACGGATGTCGAAGCCGACGGCCCGATTCCCGGCCCCCATTCGATGCTGAGCTTCGCGTCCGCCGCGTACACGGCGGACAAGCGGCTGATCGCGACTTTTTCCGCGAACCTCGAACTGCTCGAAGGCGCGACGCCGCATCCAGTGCAGGCCGCGTGGTGGGAGACGCAGCCGGAGGCTTGGGCCGCGTGCCGCAAGGACCTGCAAACGCCGGAGGCGGCGATCGTCGCCTACGTCGAATGGGTCGAGGCGCTGCCGGGCAAGCCGGTGTTCGTCGCGATGCCGGCCGGCTTCGATTTCACGTACATGTTCTGGTACATGATGCGGTTCGCCGGCCGCTGCCCGTTCTCGTGGTCGGCGCTCGACATCAAGACGCTCGCGTTCGCGATGACGGGGCTGCCGTACCGCAAGTGCATCAAGCCGAGGTTCCCGAAGCACTGGTTCGACGACCATCCGCACACGCACGTCGCGCTCGACGACGCGATCGAGCAAGGGGCGCTCTTCTGCAACATGCTCGCGGACCTGCGCGCCGCGCAGGCGGCCGGTACTGTTGCGGCGGCGTCGGTAGATGGGAACGCATCAGGTCAAAACGCCGCTGACGACGTATCAAATTAG